From Pseudomonas sp. LS1212, the proteins below share one genomic window:
- a CDS encoding nucleoside-binding protein codes for MKWTVQGAAVIVAMAGMGQASALEWMNNSVGFRYGQEFTNPKNPEYISKRIYSFTHADGYRYGSNFLNLDVFFSDSNDPRKGTDHGGSEVYAVYRHQLFASRVFDKPLGTGWIKDYAFTLGFDANRNNNLASSNKRAVVFGPTLKFNTVGVLDFSVLYYREHNQTGIPGARHEELTFDGTYNLNLVWMRPFHIGDHAAKFQGFVNYIGEKGEDYNDNDTAAETLMRTSLMFAARPGKNIKPNVWFGVGYEYWHNKFGVDGGQGSRTSTPTVNMEITF; via the coding sequence ATGAAATGGACAGTACAAGGCGCAGCCGTGATTGTGGCAATGGCAGGCATGGGGCAGGCATCCGCCTTGGAGTGGATGAACAACAGCGTCGGCTTTCGCTACGGGCAAGAGTTCACCAACCCGAAAAACCCGGAATACATTTCCAAGCGGATCTACAGTTTCACCCACGCCGACGGCTACCGCTATGGCAGCAACTTCCTCAACCTCGACGTGTTCTTTTCCGACAGCAACGACCCGCGCAAAGGCACCGACCATGGTGGCAGTGAGGTCTACGCGGTCTACCGGCACCAGCTGTTCGCCTCACGGGTGTTCGACAAACCGCTGGGCACAGGCTGGATCAAGGACTATGCGTTCACCCTGGGTTTCGACGCCAACCGCAACAACAACCTGGCGTCATCCAATAAGCGTGCCGTGGTGTTCGGCCCCACCCTGAAGTTCAACACCGTCGGCGTGCTGGATTTCAGCGTGCTGTATTACCGTGAGCACAACCAGACCGGCATTCCCGGCGCCAGGCACGAAGAGTTGACGTTCGACGGCACCTACAACCTCAACCTGGTGTGGATGCGGCCTTTCCATATCGGCGATCACGCGGCCAAGTTCCAGGGTTTCGTCAACTACATCGGCGAGAAAGGCGAAGACTACAACGACAACGACACCGCCGCCGAAACCTTGATGCGCACCTCGCTGATGTTCGCCGCCCGCCCCGGCAAGAACATCAAGCCCAATGTCTGGTTCGGCGTGGGTTACGAGTACTGGCACAACAAGTTCGGCGTGGATGGCGGGCAAGGCAGCCGTACCTCTACGCCAACGGTGAACATGGAAATCACCTTCTGA
- a CDS encoding EAL domain-containing protein, which translates to MESPKQARTVLAAIQQMDVTTAIGDFGTGYSSLAYLKLLPIDHLKIDRAFIHDLPHDENDVAITRAIINIGHALGFKITAEGIETREQFEFLRNAGCDQGQGYLIARPMPAVAFEAWMGQERRVGQGP; encoded by the coding sequence ATGGAAAGCCCCAAACAGGCCAGGACGGTGCTCGCCGCTATCCAGCAGATGGACGTGACCACCGCCATCGGTGATTTCGGTACTGGTTATTCTTCGCTCGCCTACCTGAAACTGCTACCGATCGATCACTTGAAGATCGACCGGGCATTCATCCACGACCTGCCGCACGACGAGAACGATGTCGCCATTACCCGGGCGATCATCAATATCGGCCATGCGCTGGGCTTCAAGATCACCGCCGAGGGCATCGAGACCCGCGAACAGTTTGAATTTCTGCGCAATGCAGGGTGCGATCAGGGGCAGGGCTATCTGATCGCCAGGCCCATGCCGGCCGTAGCGTTCGAAGCCTGGATGGGCCAAGAGCGTCGGGTTGGACAGGGCCCGTGA
- a CDS encoding pyridoxal phosphate-dependent aminotransferase yields MRYSALTDRIGGEGADAWNIHHRALALLKEGRDILLLSVGDPDFDTPRPVVQAAIDSLLAGDTHYSDVRGSLALRQSIARRQTRLSGQPLNANEVIIMPGAQCAVYSVVHCLLDPGDEVIVAEPMYVTYEAVFGACGAKVVPVPVKPQNGFRVQAAEVAARITPRTRALLLNSPHNPSGASLSRSAWEQLAQLCVEHDLWLISDEVYSELLYEGEHVSPASLPGMAGRTATINSLSKSHAMSGWRIGWVIGPQTLANHLANLSLCMVYGLPDFIQNAAQVAIEADLPAVEQMRQAYRQRRDRVCATLEGCAGIRVHKPDGGMFVMIDIRETGLGAQAFAHRLLEDHGVSVLAGEAFGPSAAGHLRLGLVLDSERLEEACRRIARCAVEVLEEATPRSAAGCL; encoded by the coding sequence ATGCGTTATTCCGCGCTTACCGACCGTATTGGAGGTGAGGGAGCCGATGCCTGGAACATTCACCATCGAGCCCTGGCGTTACTGAAAGAAGGCCGCGATATTTTGTTGTTGTCGGTGGGCGACCCCGACTTCGATACCCCCCGGCCGGTTGTGCAGGCTGCGATCGACAGCCTGCTGGCCGGCGATACCCATTACTCCGATGTGCGCGGCAGCCTGGCACTGCGACAGAGCATCGCCCGGCGCCAGACGCGGCTCAGCGGTCAACCGCTGAATGCGAACGAAGTGATCATCATGCCGGGCGCCCAGTGCGCGGTGTATTCGGTCGTGCACTGCCTACTGGACCCCGGCGATGAAGTCATCGTCGCCGAGCCCATGTATGTCACCTATGAAGCGGTGTTCGGCGCCTGTGGGGCGAAAGTGGTACCGGTACCCGTCAAACCGCAAAACGGTTTTCGTGTACAGGCCGCTGAAGTGGCTGCGCGGATTACCCCGCGAACCCGTGCGCTGCTGCTCAACAGCCCGCATAACCCCTCTGGCGCGAGCTTGTCGCGATCGGCCTGGGAGCAGCTGGCGCAGCTGTGCGTAGAGCATGACCTGTGGCTGATCTCCGATGAGGTGTACAGCGAGCTGCTCTATGAAGGTGAGCATGTCAGCCCCGCCAGCCTTCCGGGAATGGCCGGGCGCACGGCGACCATCAACAGTCTGTCCAAGTCCCACGCGATGTCCGGCTGGCGGATCGGCTGGGTGATTGGCCCGCAAACCCTGGCCAATCATCTGGCGAACTTGTCCTTGTGCATGGTCTATGGCCTGCCGGACTTCATCCAGAACGCCGCCCAGGTGGCGATCGAGGCCGACCTGCCGGCCGTCGAGCAGATGCGCCAGGCCTATCGTCAGCGTCGTGACCGGGTGTGCGCGACGCTGGAGGGTTGTGCCGGGATACGCGTGCACAAGCCCGACGGCGGCATGTTCGTGATGATCGATATCCGTGAAACCGGGCTGGGCGCCCAGGCCTTTGCCCACCGACTGCTGGAAGACCACGGGGTGTCGGTGCTGGCCGGCGAGGCGTTCGGCCCGAGCGCTGCCGGGCACTTGCGCCTGGGGCTGGTGCTTGATAGCGAGCGGCTGGAGGAGGCGTGCCGGCGGATTGCACGCTGTGCGGTGGAGGTGCTCGAAGAAGCGACACCGCGCAGTGCAGCCGGGTGTCTGTAG
- a CDS encoding UvrD-helicase domain-containing protein, whose product MPELPAELSPPAQLPLLKRLAARFLGRGLSRLRAQHRDSWFQGHVVGQRTGHADGLREGYEEGRIDGIEEGRQVLLIRDSRPQGHAVPGVDDNLFDDWRLPVTAQLKKRIKADVAQRLPSHAQPSAAQWKMIFSDTPSTYVIAGAGAGKSTSLVLRILLLTHYLGFELGSMTVVTFTRESRKDFISKLIEVLGLWGHSLSQAQAREVVRTFHSRILPLVRSLPGFGQLRAFENLSNAVQAGAEAGEQSNPFDLRLNDAQRQQLNLCYRDLHAGNERFRELMAMLRRQALQLKELDRDHPDVQKRVAVTQLSASRDEELCDTIEDLWFRAGAWPIKGIEPNRQTVEINGSAFHFHGYIAQMDAWVVLGFDPGENQQYKRPGAKLPVWAEWVIKRTLFQAFCGKPVIWLENYAAAKRLLQSLATDAVAGPGFDYKVKGELSAAPLLDSFVAAASFIENLGLDVSVAVGQMSFARDDSDRWFFEALSLFWKAFETHLLEQSPPIMTYNRMFALFGENTPENLKQVTDELLRPLSHLMIDEFQDVSPQIVSWLRASLREIRSRGPSMHLGRAAQHSSLLCVGDDWQSIYGWRGSSPKYFMEFAKEFLSPATTRVMLSDNYRSHQHIIDAAEHIVKSAPAITGKKARACGPAAEEPVPVSVLDRDDPGLAQRLLEHYKRGDSILLLYRKGSDKLLIAEHLQALVNHESALAPPARRFKQLTYHSSKGLQADAVFMLGDCQHVTRSPYKNQVYRMAGLGRSGDAEPFDNAQKDEILRLAYVAITRAVKHCYWYVDAPNGDSANVPRASLQVNADKAFFDDWRGREKARQ is encoded by the coding sequence GTGCCCGAGCTGCCTGCCGAACTGTCGCCCCCCGCCCAATTGCCCTTGCTCAAGCGCCTGGCCGCGCGCTTTCTCGGTCGTGGCCTGAGTCGCCTGCGCGCCCAGCACCGCGATTCCTGGTTCCAGGGGCATGTGGTCGGGCAACGCACCGGCCATGCCGATGGCCTGCGCGAGGGCTATGAAGAAGGTCGTATCGACGGTATCGAAGAAGGGCGCCAGGTCTTGCTGATCCGCGATTCGCGGCCGCAAGGCCATGCGGTGCCGGGGGTAGACGACAACCTGTTCGACGATTGGCGACTGCCGGTCACTGCCCAATTGAAGAAGCGCATCAAGGCCGACGTCGCCCAACGCCTGCCGAGCCACGCGCAACCGAGCGCGGCGCAGTGGAAGATGATTTTCAGCGATACCCCGTCCACCTATGTGATTGCCGGCGCCGGCGCAGGCAAGTCGACCTCGCTGGTACTGCGGATCCTGCTGCTGACCCATTACCTGGGCTTCGAGCTCGGCTCCATGACGGTGGTGACCTTCACCCGTGAGTCACGCAAGGACTTCATCAGCAAGCTCATCGAGGTGCTGGGGCTGTGGGGACACTCGCTGAGCCAGGCCCAGGCGCGTGAAGTGGTGCGCACCTTTCATTCACGCATCCTGCCGCTGGTCCGCAGCCTGCCCGGGTTCGGCCAGTTGCGCGCTTTCGAGAACCTCAGCAATGCCGTGCAGGCGGGAGCCGAGGCGGGCGAGCAGAGCAATCCGTTCGATTTGCGCCTCAATGATGCCCAGCGCCAGCAGCTCAACCTCTGCTACCGAGATCTGCACGCCGGCAACGAACGCTTTCGCGAGCTGATGGCGATGTTGCGCAGGCAAGCCCTGCAACTCAAGGAGCTGGATCGCGACCACCCCGATGTGCAGAAACGGGTGGCGGTGACGCAATTGTCCGCCAGCCGCGACGAAGAACTGTGCGACACCATCGAAGACCTCTGGTTTCGCGCCGGTGCCTGGCCGATCAAAGGCATCGAGCCCAACCGGCAGACGGTCGAGATCAACGGCAGCGCCTTTCACTTCCACGGCTACATCGCGCAAATGGATGCCTGGGTCGTTCTGGGCTTCGACCCGGGGGAAAACCAGCAATACAAGCGCCCTGGCGCCAAGCTGCCGGTGTGGGCCGAGTGGGTGATAAAACGCACACTGTTTCAAGCTTTCTGCGGTAAGCCAGTGATCTGGTTGGAAAACTATGCCGCCGCCAAGCGCCTGCTTCAGTCGTTGGCAACCGATGCAGTGGCCGGCCCCGGGTTCGATTACAAGGTCAAGGGCGAATTGAGCGCAGCCCCCTTGCTCGACAGTTTCGTCGCCGCAGCCAGTTTTATCGAGAACCTGGGGCTGGATGTGTCTGTGGCCGTGGGGCAAATGAGCTTTGCCCGCGATGACAGCGACCGCTGGTTCTTCGAAGCGCTGAGCCTGTTCTGGAAGGCTTTCGAGACACATCTGCTCGAGCAATCACCACCGATCATGACCTATAACCGCATGTTCGCGCTGTTTGGCGAGAATACTCCGGAGAATCTCAAGCAGGTCACGGATGAGTTGCTCAGGCCGTTATCGCATCTGATGATCGATGAGTTCCAGGACGTCTCGCCGCAAATCGTCTCCTGGCTGCGCGCCAGCCTGCGCGAGATCCGCAGCCGCGGGCCATCGATGCACCTCGGACGGGCTGCGCAGCATTCATCCTTGTTGTGCGTGGGCGATGACTGGCAGTCGATCTATGGCTGGCGGGGCAGTTCGCCGAAGTACTTCATGGAGTTTGCCAAGGAGTTCCTCTCGCCGGCAACGACCCGGGTCATGCTCAGCGACAACTATCGCAGCCATCAGCACATCATCGATGCGGCCGAACACATTGTGAAATCCGCCCCGGCCATCACCGGCAAAAAAGCCAGGGCCTGTGGGCCGGCTGCCGAGGAACCGGTGCCGGTCTCGGTACTCGATCGTGATGATCCGGGCTTGGCCCAGCGCCTGCTCGAGCACTACAAGCGCGGCGATTCGATCTTGCTGTTGTATCGAAAAGGCAGCGATAAGTTATTGATTGCAGAGCATTTACAAGCGTTGGTAAATCACGAGTCCGCGCTTGCGCCGCCGGCCCGGCGCTTCAAGCAGTTGACCTATCACAGCTCCAAGGGGTTGCAGGCGGATGCCGTGTTCATGCTCGGCGATTGCCAGCACGTGACCCGCTCACCCTACAAGAACCAGGTTTACCGCATGGCGGGTCTTGGCCGCAGCGGTGATGCCGAACCTTTCGATAACGCACAGAAGGACGAGATCCTGCGGCTGGCCTATGTCGCCATTACCCGGGCGGTCAAGCACTGTTACTGGTATGTCGATGCACCGAATGGCGATAGCGCGAACGTGCCGCGCGCATCGTTGCAGGTGAATGCCGACAAGGCCTTTTTCGACGACTGGCGCGGGCGAGAAAAGGCCCGCCAATAG
- a CDS encoding pirin family protein: MLQLRPFKSLGGANHGWLDAHHHFSFAEYYDPERMNWGNLRVWNDDVIAPGTGFPQHPHRDMEIITYVREGAITHQDNLGNKGRTEAGDVQVMSAGTGIAHSEYNLESVPTRIFQIWIMPDQRGAAPSWGARPFPKGERGEGFVTLASGKAGDDQSLRIRADARLVAANLKAGETAEYVLDAGRRAYLVPAKGLIEVNGVRAAARDGVAVEDERTLRVTAVEDSEIVLVDVA; encoded by the coding sequence ATGCTGCAACTGCGACCCTTCAAGTCCCTCGGTGGTGCCAACCACGGCTGGCTCGATGCCCATCACCATTTTTCCTTCGCCGAGTATTACGACCCCGAGCGCATGAACTGGGGCAACCTGCGGGTATGGAACGATGACGTGATCGCCCCCGGCACCGGATTCCCGCAGCACCCGCACCGGGACATGGAGATCATTACCTATGTCCGTGAAGGCGCGATCACCCACCAGGACAACCTGGGCAACAAGGGTCGAACCGAAGCCGGTGATGTGCAGGTCATGAGCGCCGGTACCGGTATCGCCCACAGTGAGTACAACCTGGAATCGGTGCCCACCCGGATCTTCCAGATCTGGATCATGCCCGACCAACGCGGCGCAGCACCGTCCTGGGGCGCCAGGCCCTTCCCCAAGGGCGAGCGTGGCGAAGGGTTCGTCACCCTGGCCAGTGGCAAGGCCGGCGATGACCAAAGCCTGCGGATTCGCGCCGATGCGCGGCTGGTAGCGGCCAATTTGAAGGCTGGGGAGACGGCGGAGTATGTGCTGGATGCCGGACGGCGTGCCTACCTGGTGCCGGCCAAGGGTCTGATCGAGGTCAACGGGGTGCGTGCGGCGGCGCGCGATGGGGTGGCTGTTGAGGATGAGCGGACGTTGCGGGTTACCGCTGTGGAAGACAGTGAGATTGTGTTGGTTGATGTAGCTTGA
- a CDS encoding DUF1652 domain-containing protein: MNKLTFPNACQVMRWHFHPLGFEGSMDAPCSMVARLFDRATGETLIAIAGIPCATVMNAPDVERIIEAVEAELEAFTPPLAFAAVG; the protein is encoded by the coding sequence ATGAATAAACTGACGTTCCCCAACGCCTGTCAGGTCATGCGTTGGCATTTTCACCCGTTGGGCTTCGAGGGCAGCATGGATGCGCCCTGCAGCATGGTGGCGCGACTGTTCGACCGCGCCACTGGAGAAACCCTGATCGCCATCGCCGGCATACCCTGTGCCACGGTGATGAACGCGCCGGATGTAGAACGCATCATCGAAGCAGTCGAAGCGGAACTGGAGGCGTTCACCCCTCCGCTTGCTTTCGCCGCTGTCGGCTGA
- a CDS encoding NADP-dependent glyceraldehyde-3-phosphate dehydrogenase, with product MLAETIHHNNTRCNAVENTLDRLFPAAADIPEAYRPGSPIEQREYLVDGALQRWQGPLAPVRSPVYLRTANGDEQVILGSTPLLDAETALTALDAAVRAYDKGQGAWPTMRVAERIQHVEAFLARMREQRAAVVKLLMWEIGKNLKDSEKEFDRTCDYIVDTINALKDLDRRSSRFELEQDTLGQIRRVPLGVALCMGPYNYPLNETFTTLIPALIMGNTVVFKPAKFGVLLIRPLLEAFRDSFPAGVINVIYGRGRETVSALMASGKIDIFAFIGTNKAASDLKKLHPRPHRLRAALGLDAKNPGIVLPEVDLDNAVNEAVTGSLSFNGQRCTALKILFVHEQVVDSFIEKFNHKLASLKPGMPWEPGVALTPLPEPGKTDYLNTLVADAIDKGARVVNEGGGQTRGSFFYPAVLYPVSPAMRVYHEEQFGPVVPVVPYRDLETVIDYVLESDFGQQLSIFGTDSAQVGRLVDTFANQVGRININAQCQRGPDTFPFNGRKNSAEGTLSVHDALRTFSIRTLVATRFQESNKELISEIIRNRESSFLTTDYIF from the coding sequence ATGCTGGCTGAAACGATTCATCACAATAATACGAGGTGCAACGCTGTGGAAAATACTCTCGATCGGTTGTTCCCCGCCGCCGCGGACATTCCTGAAGCCTACCGTCCTGGCTCTCCCATCGAGCAGCGTGAGTACTTGGTCGACGGCGCGCTGCAGCGCTGGCAAGGGCCGCTGGCGCCGGTGCGCAGCCCGGTCTACCTTCGCACTGCGAACGGGGATGAACAAGTGATTCTGGGCAGCACGCCGCTGCTCGACGCCGAGACCGCCCTGACCGCACTTGACGCCGCCGTGCGCGCCTACGACAAAGGCCAGGGTGCCTGGCCGACGATGCGCGTGGCCGAACGTATCCAGCACGTCGAAGCCTTCCTGGCGCGGATGCGCGAGCAACGCGCAGCCGTGGTCAAGTTGCTGATGTGGGAAATCGGCAAGAACCTCAAGGACTCGGAAAAGGAGTTCGACCGCACCTGCGACTACATCGTCGATACCATCAATGCCCTGAAGGATCTCGATCGTCGCTCCAGCCGCTTTGAACTCGAACAGGACACCCTCGGCCAGATCCGTCGCGTCCCGCTGGGCGTTGCCTTGTGCATGGGCCCCTACAACTACCCGCTGAACGAGACCTTCACCACCCTGATCCCGGCGCTGATCATGGGTAACACGGTGGTGTTCAAGCCGGCCAAATTCGGCGTGTTGTTGATACGCCCGCTGCTGGAAGCGTTCCGCGACAGCTTTCCGGCCGGGGTGATCAACGTTATCTATGGCCGTGGCCGGGAAACCGTCAGCGCCCTGATGGCCAGTGGCAAGATCGATATCTTCGCCTTCATCGGTACCAACAAGGCCGCCAGCGACCTGAAAAAACTGCACCCGCGCCCTCACCGCCTGCGTGCAGCGCTGGGCCTGGATGCCAAGAACCCGGGCATCGTGCTGCCCGAGGTCGATCTGGACAATGCCGTCAACGAAGCCGTTACCGGCTCCCTGTCGTTCAACGGCCAACGTTGCACCGCCTTGAAAATCCTCTTTGTCCACGAACAAGTGGTCGACAGTTTCATCGAAAAATTCAACCACAAGCTGGCCAGCCTCAAGCCGGGCATGCCGTGGGAACCAGGCGTGGCCCTGACCCCGCTGCCCGAGCCAGGCAAGACCGACTACCTCAACACACTGGTGGCCGATGCCATCGACAAGGGTGCCAGGGTCGTCAATGAAGGGGGTGGCCAGACCCGTGGATCGTTCTTCTACCCTGCCGTGTTGTACCCGGTCAGCCCGGCGATGCGGGTGTATCACGAAGAACAGTTCGGCCCGGTGGTGCCCGTGGTGCCCTATCGCGACCTGGAGACGGTCATCGACTATGTCCTGGAGTCGGATTTCGGCCAGCAGCTGAGTATTTTCGGCACCGACTCAGCCCAGGTCGGGCGATTGGTCGATACTTTTGCCAACCAGGTCGGGCGCATCAACATCAATGCCCAGTGCCAGCGCGGGCCGGACACCTTCCCCTTCAACGGCCGCAAGAACTCGGCCGAGGGCACGCTCTCGGTTCACGATGCGCTGCGGACCTTTTCGATCCGTACGCTGGTGGCGACCAGGTTTCAGGAGAGCAATAAAGAGCTGATCAGCGAGATCATTCGTAATCGCGAGTCGAGTTTTCTCACGACTGATTACATTTTCTGA
- a CDS encoding diguanylate cyclase domain-containing protein, translated as MRLLPVGFLLLGSTLSVNDVLRDVYPLKGNERILGLDYRRLPDQYPLLQRARANRSPILAGPVAAGPRGGWPQLSLLSSALFLFALSSTGLFSLFAVQLSRGNRLIKNRNKELHSQKEKLRLAGVELERLAHYDALTGLPNRVLFNDGIALCPGHGTTTEQLLRHADTAMYGAKENGRNDYRYFRSEMTERIHQRLTQERALRRALENNEFEVWYQRHRKRDHGKPQTGQDGARRYPADGRDHRHR; from the coding sequence GTGCGACTGCTGCCTGTCGGTTTTCTGCTGCTGGGCAGCACCCTATCGGTGAACGATGTGCTCAGGGACGTGTACCCGCTCAAGGGCAACGAACGCATCCTGGGCCTGGACTATCGGCGGCTGCCGGATCAATACCCGCTGCTGCAGCGTGCCCGGGCGAACCGCAGTCCGATCCTGGCCGGCCCGGTGGCGGCGGGACCGCGTGGCGGTTGGCCGCAGTTGTCACTGTTGTCGTCGGCTCTGTTTCTCTTCGCACTGAGCAGTACCGGGCTGTTCAGCCTGTTCGCGGTGCAATTGAGCCGCGGCAATCGCCTGATCAAGAACCGCAATAAAGAATTGCACAGTCAGAAGGAAAAATTGCGTCTGGCCGGTGTCGAGCTGGAGCGGCTGGCGCACTACGATGCGCTGACCGGCCTGCCCAATCGCGTACTGTTCAACGACGGCATCGCCCTGTGCCCCGGACATGGCACCACCACCGAACAGCTATTGCGCCATGCGGACACGGCCATGTACGGCGCCAAGGAAAACGGCCGCAATGATTACCGCTATTTCCGCAGTGAAATGACCGAGCGGATTCATCAGCGCCTGACCCAGGAACGCGCGTTGCGCCGGGCGCTGGAGAACAACGAGTTTGAGGTCTGGTACCAGCGTCACCGAAAGCGTGATCATGGAAAGCCCCAAACAGGCCAGGACGGTGCTCGCCGCTATCCAGCAGATGGACGTGACCACCGCCATCGGTGA
- a CDS encoding LysR family transcriptional regulator, with protein sequence MSRKLRFHSPAIHYFDMVRHCNSIREAARRLNVASSAVNRQILKLEDEIGAPLFDRLPAGLRLTPAGEILARHVTVVLQDLERVRSELDAMQGLHSGHVEIATVEGVTVDLLPCVLAHMRERYPQVTIGVTVLGSQSIPEAVHSGRADIGLAFALPRTPQLQQLAVGHFRLGAIVTPEHPLASRRDVSFATCSEYGLILAKSELSIHHLLDPLYKRLRLMARPVLESGSMELARQLAKRNLGVAFQTRIGIESDLASGELVHVPLRDNGGVVSDLGLYIRADRYLPVAVDAVSRLFSEEIARRESNETAAVTA encoded by the coding sequence ATGAGCCGCAAACTGCGCTTCCACTCACCGGCCATCCACTACTTCGACATGGTCCGCCACTGCAACTCCATACGCGAGGCTGCCCGGCGCCTGAATGTCGCCTCCTCGGCCGTGAACCGGCAGATCCTCAAGCTCGAAGACGAGATCGGCGCCCCGCTGTTCGATCGACTTCCCGCTGGCCTGCGCCTCACCCCTGCCGGTGAAATTCTCGCCCGCCACGTGACCGTGGTCCTGCAGGACCTGGAGCGGGTTCGCTCCGAGCTCGACGCCATGCAAGGCCTGCACAGCGGCCATGTAGAGATCGCCACGGTCGAAGGCGTTACCGTCGATCTGCTGCCCTGTGTGCTGGCCCATATGCGCGAGCGCTACCCGCAGGTGACCATTGGCGTCACCGTGCTCGGTTCGCAATCGATTCCCGAAGCCGTGCACAGTGGCAGGGCCGACATAGGCCTGGCCTTCGCCCTGCCCCGTACCCCGCAGTTGCAACAGTTGGCGGTCGGTCATTTTCGTCTCGGCGCCATCGTCACACCTGAGCATCCGCTGGCATCGCGCCGGGACGTCAGCTTTGCCACCTGCTCGGAGTACGGGCTGATCCTGGCCAAGAGCGAACTGTCGATCCACCACCTGCTCGACCCGCTCTACAAACGCCTGCGCCTGATGGCCAGGCCAGTGCTGGAGAGCGGCTCCATGGAGCTGGCCCGGCAATTGGCCAAGCGCAACCTGGGCGTGGCGTTCCAGACCCGCATCGGTATCGAAAGCGACCTTGCCAGTGGGGAACTGGTGCACGTCCCGCTCAGGGACAACGGTGGGGTGGTCAGCGATCTTGGTTTGTACATCCGCGCAGACCGCTATTTGCCAGTCGCCGTGGACGCCGTTTCACGCTTGTTCAGCGAAGAAATCGCCCGGCGTGAAAGCAATGAGACGGCGGCAGTCACTGCCTGA